The following coding sequences lie in one Synechococcus sp. PCC 7336 genomic window:
- a CDS encoding Uma2 family endonuclease, protein MFAVVTPDRLQLPPGAVVRLPGTWDDYQQLTQQRGDRALPRLKYRAGEILLMVPLPDHGRKVHMLAAIAMAVLDSLERDCEAFTPITMALPQESGIEPDYCLYIEHWQAVAGKDRMDWRIDPPPDLAIEVDVTSYTDVNDYLIYRVPEVWLLKEDELVVYRLEGDRYVARTDSRYFAIRNIPQIVSESLQAAYNSNTSAASRHLRRQLETLS, encoded by the coding sequence ATGTTTGCAGTTGTTACGCCAGATCGACTTCAATTACCGCCAGGTGCAGTAGTGCGCCTTCCAGGAACCTGGGATGACTATCAACAGTTGACTCAACAGCGAGGCGATCGCGCGCTTCCTCGCCTCAAGTACCGAGCGGGAGAAATTCTGTTAATGGTTCCCCTACCCGACCACGGGCGCAAGGTCCATATGCTTGCAGCGATCGCGATGGCTGTGCTGGATAGTTTGGAACGCGATTGCGAGGCATTTACACCCATTACGATGGCTTTGCCACAGGAGAGCGGCATAGAACCGGACTACTGTCTGTATATCGAGCATTGGCAAGCAGTAGCCGGAAAGGATCGAATGGATTGGAGGATAGATCCGCCACCGGATTTAGCAATTGAGGTGGATGTCACCAGCTATACGGATGTGAATGACTATCTCATCTATCGGGTTCCCGAGGTGTGGTTGTTAAAAGAGGACGAGTTAGTGGTTTATCGCTTGGAAGGCGATCGCTATGTTGCTCGTACAGATAGCCGCTATTTTGCGATCCGCAATATTCCTCAGATTGTTTCTGAGTCTTTGCAGGCGGCGTATAACTCTAACACCAGTGCCGCAAGCCGTCATTTGCGCAGACAGTTAGAGACTCTCTCATAA
- a CDS encoding TlyA family RNA methyltransferase, which produces MPRQRLDVWLVDRGYFESRQQAQRAVLAGEVFVDDRTIDKPGTAIADDAVVRVKAKPKYVSRGGDKLAGALQTFDLDIRDRICLDGGISTGGFTDCLLKHGAREVYGIDVGYGQVAWSLQTDDRVHLRERTNLRHLKPEELYPADLPPECWPTLAVVDVSFISLTKVLPALWNLLRSPKEALLLVKPQFEAGRDRVGKKGVVRNPQVQAEAIASVLAAARALGWHYWGVTWSSAPGPAGNLEFLLWLQDRSGPDEPALSHLQALAREARLALADTARR; this is translated from the coding sequence ATGCCCCGTCAGCGCCTCGATGTTTGGTTGGTCGATCGCGGTTACTTTGAATCGCGCCAACAGGCTCAGAGGGCAGTTTTGGCGGGGGAAGTTTTTGTTGACGATAGGACGATCGACAAGCCCGGTACGGCGATCGCCGACGATGCTGTCGTGCGGGTCAAAGCCAAGCCCAAATATGTCTCTCGTGGAGGAGACAAGCTGGCGGGGGCATTGCAGACTTTCGATCTGGATATCCGCGATCGCATTTGTCTGGATGGGGGGATTTCCACAGGCGGTTTTACCGACTGCCTCTTGAAGCACGGCGCTCGCGAGGTCTATGGCATAGACGTGGGCTACGGTCAGGTGGCCTGGTCGCTGCAGACGGACGATCGCGTTCATCTTCGAGAACGCACGAATTTGCGCCATCTCAAGCCGGAGGAGCTCTATCCTGCCGATCTGCCTCCCGAGTGCTGGCCCACGCTGGCGGTGGTGGATGTGTCGTTTATTTCGCTGACGAAGGTTCTGCCCGCGCTGTGGAACCTGTTGCGATCGCCGAAGGAGGCTCTATTGCTGGTCAAGCCCCAATTTGAAGCGGGACGCGATCGCGTGGGGAAAAAAGGGGTGGTGCGCAATCCGCAGGTACAGGCGGAGGCGATCGCCTCTGTTTTAGCAGCGGCCCGAGCACTCGGCTGGCACTATTGGGGCGTCACTTGGTCGTCAGCCCCCGGCCCTGCTGGCAATCTGGAGTTTCTATTGTGGCTGCAGGACCGCAGCGGTCCTGACGAGCCTGCGCTCTCGCACTTGCAAGCATTGGCTCGGGAGGCTCGGCTGGCATTGGCAGATACGGCGCGACGGTAG
- a CDS encoding chemotaxis protein CheW, with protein MATTESPTTQYLTFAIANVPLMLAAETIVKVVEASPQVILSFREAGFVPSGSHSIRWLNLHERLSEATPSSDRQFLIVLRDGDLNLWGLLADSLPNLLAIATEALEPLPPAEESIPSAEACQSPHAIASHVLFAGSGRVFVLDLEKILALSIPVAA; from the coding sequence ATGGCCACGACTGAATCCCCTACCACTCAATACCTCACTTTTGCAATTGCCAATGTTCCCCTCATGCTGGCGGCAGAGACGATTGTCAAGGTGGTAGAAGCTTCTCCACAGGTCATCCTCAGCTTTCGGGAAGCGGGGTTCGTGCCCTCTGGCTCCCATTCCATCCGCTGGCTCAACCTGCACGAGCGCTTGTCCGAAGCTACCCCCAGCAGCGATCGCCAATTCCTAATTGTCTTGCGGGATGGCGATCTCAATCTTTGGGGCCTGTTGGCCGATAGTTTGCCGAATCTACTCGCGATTGCAACCGAGGCTTTAGAACCTCTTCCGCCTGCCGAAGAATCGATCCCGTCTGCCGAAGCTTGCCAATCTCCCCACGCGATCGCCAGTCACGTTCTGTTCGCTGGCAGCGGGCGTGTTTTCGTCCTCGATCTAGAGAAAATCCTAGCGCTATCGATTCCGGTTGCTGCTTAG
- a CDS encoding DM13 domain-containing protein has protein sequence MPGDVELDENFRTDRGPDLFVLLHARDIPRSYNASDYVVNLGRLERVSGTQRYRVPEDVDIEAFESAVIWCRRFNVTFGYATFGS, from the coding sequence ATCCCAGGAGATGTAGAACTGGATGAAAACTTCCGCACCGATCGCGGTCCCGATCTGTTCGTACTGCTGCACGCACGAGACATTCCCCGCAGCTATAACGCTAGCGACTACGTCGTCAATCTCGGTCGCCTAGAGCGAGTCAGCGGTACGCAGCGCTATCGGGTGCCAGAAGATGTCGATATCGAGGCGTTTGAGTCTGCCGTGATTTGGTGCCGCCGCTTTAACGTGACCTTCGGCTACGCGACCTTTGGTTCGTAA
- a CDS encoding response regulator, with the protein MTIDPSIRAQSYAYFREEAPELLREMEETLFAMQEEYHLQQMHALMRVTHTLKGAAASVEVSTVEAVSHTLEDAFKAMCQPDLEMSPEMLGLMFEGYECLQAPLEAELAGLPVSDGSACVERAQRIVEQLQALAGDAFHEEAEVPSSAELGFDLTQSMFETGVEQRLEQLQEAIDGDSCELGQILPVQCEVFAGLAESLGLTGFEAIAHTTLAALNCHPDRVAEIARLALTDFRAGQQAVLQGDRDSGGQPSESLCELAGGIASSAPAPDIEEVEPDFFDEADVSELKNLFAPTGEAGGLDDFWGSADADLELSQSGDGEGVDDDSAMSALDESLMDELWGKASPSVPDRNGSIADTTDASADFRLANFLEEAPETPHESGDSGLPELLEGATNLPSEVELICETVAESTSETADLEEIPIAADGAMSAIASAEVDAPADPEHSLPEVKSTPEIAEASALEEPEEQPISPAATPESSPPEPIDVAFDRPLDLPDFQTLSFDDLTALAARTLSAVRSGNEELTAPAAQIETSSSDRETANGLEPSEPVVPPAQLADTQADRSDPSAAVLSQEPANRAVDGDRPTTAPTPPNDSPVSTLEAQESEGDRPTSPAAADDLPSIEALLAKLASLIAQQSPNSPSSDLPVPTPAAQEPEESAKPTSPAEADDRISAGAFLAELPSLITPPSARSSNRDPDRSNPSNSDSALNISSTSLLSGFGFTNPEKSRFAPQPATSAEGSSPVPSPSAETVRVDVEHLDRLNYFIAEILTLHNRQVLQNEQLRDAVRTLFLKLEGHQNRLGKLREISDRIATLAVRQSHRDRSPEQRSDDFDPLEMDRYSEIQHLLLDTADSSVYLSESAGAIELFARDSNLALEKQRWLVTNSRNTLMDARMVPLGTLLDRFPRTLKQLSIRHRKPVELETIGRHVLADKAVVEKLYDPLLHLVRNAFDHGIEPVELRQKAGKPERGHIAIQADHRGSNLIVRLQDDGGGIDPQRICQRAVERGLLSAEAASQLDRDRAIELLFQPGFSTAESVSDISGRGVGLDVVRSRLQALQGSIAVETELGRGTTFTIQIPLKQTIEKLLLCQVGHKSYALLAEAIEHIVRPQPDQLKQQGGKPVLRWGKGDETCLIPVYPLAEILDYHSTVPDPNEPPPNSFLTLETNLTSTILLVRSRDRQIGLAVDRALAEQESIVRPLGSALSPPNYVCGGTVLADGRLALAIDGETLAQQIDREASRARTIAIPQRSGATALPSSNEKAAASTTPTGGDRRATVLVVDDSITQRMSLSLTLEKAGYHVLKARNGRDGLDQIQQYEGRVGLIFCDIEMPQMNGFDFLRQRQQDVQLKEIPVVMLTSRTAGKHRQTALSLGATGYLTKPYMEPIILETATRYLAQPALAIAAP; encoded by the coding sequence ATGACCATCGACCCATCCATTCGAGCACAAAGCTACGCATATTTTCGAGAAGAAGCGCCCGAACTGCTGCGCGAGATGGAGGAAACTCTTTTTGCCATGCAGGAGGAATACCACCTGCAACAGATGCACGCACTGATGCGCGTCACCCACACCCTGAAAGGGGCTGCCGCCAGTGTGGAGGTGAGTACTGTCGAAGCGGTATCCCACACGCTAGAAGATGCCTTCAAGGCGATGTGTCAGCCCGATCTGGAAATGAGTCCAGAGATGCTAGGGCTGATGTTTGAGGGATACGAATGCTTGCAGGCACCGCTGGAAGCAGAATTGGCAGGCTTGCCTGTGTCAGATGGGTCTGCTTGTGTCGAGCGCGCCCAGAGAATTGTGGAGCAATTGCAGGCACTGGCAGGGGATGCCTTTCACGAAGAAGCTGAAGTGCCCTCTTCTGCCGAGCTGGGGTTCGATCTGACTCAATCGATGTTTGAGACGGGGGTAGAGCAGCGGCTGGAGCAGTTGCAGGAGGCGATCGACGGCGACTCCTGCGAATTGGGGCAGATTTTGCCAGTGCAATGCGAGGTGTTTGCAGGGTTGGCAGAATCGTTGGGGCTGACGGGTTTTGAGGCGATCGCCCACACCACTCTGGCGGCATTGAACTGCCATCCCGACCGCGTCGCGGAGATTGCCCGCTTAGCCCTGACAGATTTTCGAGCGGGCCAGCAGGCGGTTTTGCAGGGCGATCGCGACTCTGGCGGTCAACCCAGCGAATCCCTCTGCGAATTGGCAGGAGGTATCGCTTCGAGCGCTCCTGCCCCCGATATAGAAGAGGTCGAGCCGGATTTTTTTGACGAAGCAGACGTTTCAGAGCTGAAGAATTTATTTGCCCCTACGGGTGAAGCAGGAGGACTGGATGACTTTTGGGGCAGTGCAGATGCCGACTTAGAGCTCTCCCAATCTGGCGATGGGGAGGGGGTCGATGATGACAGCGCGATGTCTGCTCTGGACGAATCGTTAATGGATGAGCTATGGGGCAAGGCCTCTCCATCCGTACCTGACAGAAATGGCAGCATCGCCGATACGACTGACGCATCGGCCGACTTCAGGCTGGCTAACTTCTTGGAAGAGGCTCCCGAGACTCCTCATGAAAGCGGCGATAGTGGGTTGCCGGAGCTGTTGGAAGGCGCAACGAATCTGCCGTCTGAAGTCGAACTGATTTGCGAGACTGTGGCAGAGAGCACTTCTGAGACTGCCGATCTGGAGGAGATTCCGATTGCAGCCGATGGGGCAATGAGTGCGATCGCGTCTGCGGAAGTAGATGCACCTGCAGACCCAGAGCATTCGCTGCCCGAAGTCAAATCTACACCCGAGATTGCGGAGGCAAGCGCTCTTGAAGAGCCCGAGGAGCAGCCGATTTCCCCCGCAGCAACCCCCGAATCCAGTCCGCCAGAGCCTATCGATGTTGCCTTCGATCGCCCCCTCGATCTGCCAGACTTTCAAACACTGTCATTCGACGACCTCACGGCACTTGCCGCGCGCACCCTATCAGCAGTCAGGTCGGGTAATGAGGAACTGACCGCCCCCGCTGCCCAGATTGAAACCTCCAGTTCCGATCGAGAGACTGCTAATGGATTGGAGCCATCCGAACCCGTCGTCCCTCCAGCTCAGTTAGCTGATACCCAAGCCGATCGTTCCGACCCCTCTGCAGCAGTTCTTTCCCAGGAACCCGCCAATCGAGCAGTCGATGGCGATCGCCCAACTACTGCCCCAACTCCCCCAAACGATTCGCCAGTTTCGACGCTAGAGGCGCAGGAATCTGAAGGCGATCGCCCGACATCGCCAGCCGCAGCAGACGATCTCCCCTCTATCGAAGCATTGCTGGCCAAACTCGCCTCGCTCATTGCCCAGCAATCACCCAATTCTCCCAGCAGCGATCTGCCAGTGCCGACACCAGCAGCGCAGGAACCGGAAGAAAGTGCCAAGCCAACATCGCCAGCCGAAGCGGACGATCGCATCTCTGCAGGCGCATTCCTAGCCGAACTCCCCTCGCTAATCACCCCACCATCTGCCCGATCCTCCAATCGCGATCCCGACCGCAGCAATCCCTCCAACAGCGATTCTGCCCTCAATATTTCATCCACATCGCTGCTATCGGGCTTCGGCTTTACCAACCCCGAAAAATCTCGCTTTGCACCCCAACCAGCCACCTCAGCAGAAGGCTCGTCCCCAGTCCCCTCTCCCTCTGCCGAAACGGTACGGGTGGACGTCGAGCACCTCGATCGCCTCAATTACTTCATCGCTGAAATCCTCACCCTGCACAATCGCCAAGTCCTGCAAAACGAGCAACTGCGCGACGCCGTGCGCACGCTCTTTCTCAAACTAGAGGGGCACCAAAACCGCCTCGGCAAGCTGCGCGAGATCTCCGATCGCATCGCCACCCTTGCGGTCCGCCAATCCCATCGCGATCGCAGCCCAGAGCAGCGCAGCGATGACTTCGATCCGCTCGAAATGGATCGCTATTCCGAAATTCAGCACCTGCTCCTAGATACAGCCGATAGTTCGGTTTACTTAAGCGAGTCCGCAGGCGCGATCGAACTCTTTGCCCGAGACTCTAACCTCGCCCTCGAAAAGCAGCGCTGGCTGGTCACCAATAGCCGCAACACCTTGATGGATGCCCGCATGGTGCCGCTGGGTACTCTACTCGATCGCTTCCCCCGCACCTTAAAACAACTCAGTATTCGGCACCGCAAGCCGGTCGAACTAGAGACCATTGGCCGACACGTGCTGGCCGACAAAGCCGTCGTCGAGAAACTTTACGATCCCCTCTTGCACCTAGTTCGCAACGCCTTCGACCACGGCATCGAACCCGTCGAGCTGCGCCAGAAGGCGGGTAAGCCCGAGCGGGGCCATATCGCGATTCAGGCCGACCATCGCGGCAGCAATCTGATTGTGCGACTGCAGGACGATGGAGGCGGCATCGATCCCCAACGAATTTGTCAGCGGGCGGTCGAGCGAGGTCTCCTGTCAGCGGAAGCAGCCAGTCAACTCGATCGGGATCGCGCGATTGAGTTGCTCTTCCAACCGGGCTTTTCCACCGCCGAATCCGTCAGCGATATTTCCGGTCGCGGCGTCGGTCTCGATGTGGTGCGATCGCGACTGCAAGCTTTACAGGGGAGTATCGCCGTCGAAACCGAACTGGGCCGAGGCACCACCTTCACCATCCAAATTCCCCTCAAGCAAACGATTGAAAAACTGCTGCTGTGCCAAGTGGGACACAAATCCTACGCCTTACTGGCGGAGGCAATTGAGCATATTGTCAGGCCGCAGCCCGACCAGCTCAAGCAACAGGGTGGCAAGCCAGTCCTGCGCTGGGGCAAAGGAGACGAAACTTGCCTCATCCCGGTCTATCCCCTCGCCGAAATTCTGGACTATCACTCCACCGTGCCCGACCCCAACGAGCCACCTCCCAACAGCTTCCTAACCCTGGAGACAAACCTGACATCGACAATATTGCTGGTGCGATCGCGAGATCGCCAGATCGGCTTAGCCGTCGATCGCGCCCTAGCCGAACAGGAATCGATCGTTCGCCCCCTCGGCAGCGCTCTGTCTCCCCCGAACTATGTCTGCGGCGGTACGGTTCTGGCTGACGGTCGCCTCGCCCTGGCGATCGATGGCGAAACCCTGGCGCAGCAGATCGATCGCGAAGCGTCTCGCGCGCGGACGATTGCCATTCCCCAGCGCTCGGGAGCGACCGCTCTGCCCTCCTCCAACGAAAAGGCGGCGGCTTCAACAACTCCGACTGGGGGCGATCGCAGAGCAACCGTATTGGTTGTGGATGACTCCATCACTCAACGCATGTCGCTATCCCTCACCCTCGAAAAAGCTGGCTACCACGTGCTCAAAGCCCGCAACGGACGCGACGGTCTCGACCAAATCCAGCAATACGAAGGTCGAGTTGGGCTGATCTTTTGCGATATCGAGATGCCCCAGATGAACGGCTTTGACTTCTTGCGCCAGCGCCAACAGGATGTCCAGCTCAAAGAGATTCCAGTTGTGATGCTGACCTCCCGCACGGCTGGCAAACACCGCCAAACCGCCCTCAGTTTAGGGGCCACGGGCTATCTCACTAAGCCCTATATGGAGCCGATCATCCTCGAAACCGCCACGCGCTATTTGGCACAACCCGCCCTCGCGATCGCGGCACCTTAA
- the apcB gene encoding allophycocyanin subunit beta, which produces MRDAVATIIQNYDRVGRYLDPNAIAGLKSYFDSGAVRIQAVRAINLNAADIVKSAAAQLFTDVPDLLRPGGNAYTTRRYAACLRDMDYFLRYASYALVAGSFDVLDERVLAGLRETYNSLGVPPGPIVQSIERMKDEVLNLLEDGADSSLVTAPFEYMAAQLSETNI; this is translated from the coding sequence ATGCGCGATGCTGTCGCAACCATTATTCAAAACTACGACCGCGTAGGCCGCTATCTCGACCCGAATGCGATCGCCGGTCTCAAGTCCTATTTCGACTCGGGCGCGGTACGAATTCAGGCCGTTCGGGCGATCAATCTCAATGCTGCCGATATCGTCAAATCTGCAGCCGCACAACTCTTTACCGACGTTCCCGACCTGCTGCGTCCCGGCGGCAATGCCTACACCACTCGCCGCTACGCTGCCTGCCTGCGGGATATGGACTACTTTTTGCGCTACGCCAGCTATGCCTTAGTGGCTGGCAGTTTCGACGTGCTCGACGAGCGGGTCTTGGCGGGTTTGCGAGAAACCTACAACTCTTTAGGTGTCCCCCCCGGTCCGATCGTTCAGAGCATCGAACGGATGAAAGACGAAGTCTTGAACCTGCTGGAGGATGGTGCTGACTCCAGCCTGGTGACCGCGCCGTTCGAGTATATGGCTGCCCAACTCAGCGAAACCAATATCTAA